The following nucleotide sequence is from Acetivibrio cellulolyticus CD2.
TTGAAGGCTGTTGCTATTTCAGTAAAACCTTCTTCCTCTGCCACTTTCGCAAATTCCGGATACAAGTCTGACCATTCTTCATTTTCACCGGCAGCTGCCGCTTTTAAATTTTCAAGTGTAGTCCCTTGAGCTATAGGAAAATCTGCTGTTATTTTTATAGTTGTTGGAAGTTCTCCTTGTAACCCTTCTAGAAGTAATTTATAGAATCTCTTGGCATGTTCTTTTTCATTATCTGCCGTTTCAATAAACAAATTTTTTATTTGCTTGTATCCTTCCTTGTCTGCAACTGAAGAATAGAATGTATAGCGGTTACGAGCCTGTGATTCACCGGCAAATGCCTTTAATAGATTTTCCGCTGTTTTTGTACCTTTTAAACTCTTCATAAGTAACCTCCTATAGTTAATTTTTAATAGTTTTATTATTTGATAAAAGCATTATATCACCCGAAAATCCCTTATGCCAGTATCTTAATAATATATTGTAATTTAATTTTGTAACTTATTTAGAATACCACTAGCAAGTGTATCTTAAACAAAATTTATTGAGATTTTGCTATAATTGATTTTAGTGATTTTCGCCGTAAATTTCTCAAATAAAAAAAGACACTAGCAATATTGCTAATGTCTTATTTTCTTATCAGTTTTAGCAAGGAATAACGTTCTTAGCCTGTAAGCCACGTTGACCGTTTTCAACCTCAAACTGAACTTTTTGACCTTCGTTAAGAGTTTTATAACCATCAGCATTTATTGCTGAGAAGTGAACAAATACATCTTCACCATCTTCTCTTTCGATAAATCCAAAACCTTTTCCAGCATTGAACCATTTAACTGTACCATTTAACATTATCCGCACCTCCTTCAGGGTGTATAATTTCGCCCATTCAGAGCTTTAAACACATTCCAATTAAATCATACTTTCGAAGTTCTGTCAAGTATAATTTTCCCATAACTAATAAAATATTTAGTTATGGAATTTTCGAAGCAAATCCCCAAAAACCTAATGGCGCTAGATGCCCCTCAGATTTTTATTACATATAATATAGCTTTTTCTTCTGAATCTTGTAACAAATATTATACCTGCCAATAAAACTGCAACTGAAGCCAATAAAATAACAATTTGAGCCTTCATCATTCCAGTAGTGTTCTGAGAATTTTGTCCACCCGGAAAACCCATATTTTTGGACATGCTTAGAATTTGTTTCAGCATATTTTCATCAACGCCCAGTGATTTAAGCTTTTCCTTTTGCGTATCCGTTAGTTCTGTCCCGTTTGCTTCATCAATAACTTGCATTACTTCATTCATATTCTCCAATTGCGGCAAATCACCTGGCAGTTGCATATTGCCACCCTGCTGCATATCTCCGGGTGTTTGCATGCCATCAGGAGGTTGCATATTCCCCCCTTGCATGTCCCCCGGTGGTTGCATACCATCAGGAGGTTGCATATTTCCCTCCTGCATGTCTCCCGGTGGCTGCATACCATCAGGAGGTTGCATATTTCCCCCTTGCATGTCTCCCTGTGGCTGCACACCACCTTGTTGCCCTTGTTTCTTTTCTGAATTACCATTACCGCCAAAACCTCCAAAATCCATACTCCCTAAGTCATTCAGGTTAAGCGTGGTTGATATTGTTCCATAAGCGGTAGAAGGCTGAGTTCCGTCAAGTTGTGCAATAATGCTGGCAGCCCGGTCTTTTCCAAAAGTTTTCATAGCGGGTATTGCTTTTTGATATTCCTCAAACGTGTAGAATGCTGTTGCATCTTTTTTTACATAATCACTTATGAGCGCATTTACACTGTTAATTGACTTTTCGTATATGCCGCTTCCTACATATTCTTCAACAATTTTCTTTAAATAATCGTGGTAACGAGTCTTATACTCGTCTACTTCAAGAAGCTTCCCTATAAGAGGCGCATCCTCCAAATTACCTGTAACAGGTTTATCTATTGGAAAATTAATTGCATTTGAGGCATTCTTCATACTAAAACCTGCAAAGGACATATTAAAATCCCATGGCAAGAGTGTAAAAAGTCCATCTTCCTCATATAGATAGTAGTTATGATACATCCCACCTGCATAACTGTCCAGATTGACCAGGAAAGTATTTACTGCCCAGAATCTTAGTATTTCGTCTACATCAAGATATTTCTCAAGCTCAGTACCATTATTTAGGTTTTTGATCATTTCAATTACTCTTTTAAAGTCTTCATCTGTTGTTGATTTAAAAACTGCACCCTCTCTTACAACTGAATAACTTTCAGGATTATCATCTGTATATTTGAGATTGGTGCCACCTCTCGCGCCCATTCCACCAAATCCACCTGCTATTTTCATATCTCTTTTCTGATTTCCGGAACTCTTTGAATCAGTTTTGATGTTCTGATCGTTTTGAGTGTTTTGTTTATCCTGTCCACTTTGTTTATCTGTTTTGCTCTGATCATTTCCTTTTATTAGACCATTTTGAGGTTCTATAACTTCAGATGCTGGCTTTTGGACGTCTTGTGCTCCAATCTTGCCATCCATTTGATCTCCATTATTTCCTTTGGGTAATGGCATTTGACCACCCTTAAAATTGCCAAAGTCAGGAGGTCCGCCGCCGTTTTGATTGCCAGCGCCACCCATGTCCATGCCCTCAGGCTTATACAAATTGCCCTCTACACTTCCAAATTTCCTTTGTATAAAACTTTCATCTACAAGCTCAACGGCAAGGTATAATCCCCAATCTTTATTATTTATTTTGATATTGGAATAAGCACATGAAGAGGATGCTATACCCATAAAATCAAACAATTCAAACGAGAGATACTCTTTCATGTATGATTTATCAGACATAACATTATTGAGCACCAACCCCTCCATACCATGATATTTTTGACCATTAACATATTGATCAAAGTCAATCTTTAAACTGAAACGCTGTGTTTCGCTACTCCTTGCAAGGTTTGACAAACTTGAGTTTCCCTTTGGCCTTATACCAACATTATAAAATTTCTCACCATTGATAGTTATATTGCAGCTTTTGAATTCCTCTTTTGTCGCATTATCCATAATCCATTGAAAATCGGATTCATCCATATCAATACTAATTTCATTTACTGTGTTTTTATCAAACACCTTATCTATATACTCAGGTTGCGCTAAAGCTTGTGCTGTCTCAGGTGCAAACTTTGGGACACAGGCCATAACAGTTATCAATAGTGCTATCGATAATAGCGTTGCAGTTACTTTAACAGCCATTATATGCGGTTTTTCATTCATACTGTTCACCTTTCTTAGCTCATGTAATCACCATTATAACTTACCATTACTGCACTGGAAACTCCATTTTGCCTGCTAATTTCATTAACAAATGTTGTTTCCATACTCTTAAGGCGTATTTCAACTGTAATTTCTATACCTTTTCCGCCTGTTACAGTCTTGGACTTAACCACATATTTCTTTACATTATCCTGTACAAGTTTTAGTACATTACTTTCAGCTTTATCATCTTCACAGTTAACTATAAGAACATATGGGTTATCTGTATTGCTTTTATTAACAAATATAACGAGTATTATTCCAATAAATACAGCACCAAAAACAGCCAGCGGAATAAGACCTGCACCCAATACAATACCTGTTGCTATTGCCCAGAAGAGGTATGCTATATCCATTGGGTCTTTTATAGCTGAACGGAATCTTATAATTGAAAGAGCACCCACCATACCAAGCGAAAGAACCACATTGGATGTAACTGCCAGAATCAAAAGAGTAGTTATCATGGTCAATGCTACCAACGAAATGCTAAAGCTTTTAGAGTACATTACACCCTTGAATGTTTTCTTGTAAACAAAATAAATGAATAATCCCAAAGCAAATGCAAGTCCTAACGCTATTAAAGTATCTAGGGCTGAAAAGCTCGAAACCTTTTCCAAAAAATTCGATTTAAATATATCATTAAAATTAACCTGATTGTTTGTCACTTCACTTCTCATGTTTTTCCTCCCAAATTGTTATGATTGTAAAAAAGCCGCCTTTCGGTAGACTTTTTTGGTGCCAGAAAGTAATGCACTTTCTTAGGCATTAAAGAAGCCGGTTTCACCGATTCTTAACCGTACATACGGCAAAGAGCGTACTTTGAAACCGAAAGTTTATGTCGATCACCAAGCTGAACAATATCACTTATTATATCCGGTAAAAACTCATCAAACTTTACTTCAAGCACTGCCATCTTTTTATCAAGGGCTTCTACTGTTGGTAGATCCTTACTAAATATATCTGTACTGGTAATACCTGTCCTTATTGATTTATCAATTGTAACCCTTACATTACCTGCTTTGTATACATACGCCTCCCTGTCATAATCTACAATAGTACGCGGTGCTAGCCTCTGGTGTCTCATTTTATGGTATACCTCATTTAAAACCTGGTTATTTGAATCTTTCATCCATTCAATGTTACCGTTTAAAATATCGCTGCACTGATCTTTAGTTAGTTTTGTACTCAATTTAGCTGTAAGCCCATTAACCTTTATTTTCTTCTCAAGCCTTATATATGAATCATTATGATTATATAAGCGAATACGGAATTTCTCACGGTTATCTACACCTGAAATCTTTTCCATCAGTGCCTTGTCATCAGGAGTATCAAAATACAAACTTCTTATAAGGTAGTTTCCGTCAGGTCCGGCATTTGAATCAGGCTTCATAATATGCCTAAGCTTGCTTTGTAACAATAAACGATCTCCAATGTTAATATAGTGTTTGAATTCATGGCGGTATTTTATATTATGCATTGTTTCACTTTCACCTCCTTAAGAATCGAAATGTTAAATACATGTTAATTCTAAACTTATTCTAGCATCCTCATTTAGTATAAATCTCCGCAAAACTGTGGCAATTATAGATTTAATCAGAAACTATAATTGTGGCAATACTAAGGCATATCATTGGAAAATATTTATTTTTGTTTATTAAGTGGTAAAATGTATTTAAGAGGTGAATTAATATGTCCGACAAAAAACTGATTTATATAGCAGATGACGAGGTTAATATATGCAATATAATAAAATCTTTTCTTGTTAAAGAAGGGTATGAAGTAGAAACGTTCAATGATGGCCGTAAAATACTTGAAGCGTTTAATAAAAGACCGGCGGACATGCTTATTATAGATATCATGATGCCGGAATTGGACGGTTTTTCTCTATGTTCATCAATTAGAGAGAAAAGTAATGTACCTGTTATAATTGTATCTGCTAAAGATACTGAGACAGACAAAATAGCAGGCCTTACATTAGGGAGTGATGACTATCTTACAAAGCCGTTCAGCCCTATGGAACTTATTGCAAGGATCAAAAGCATATTTCGCAGAATCGAGATGGATAAAATCAAGAATGAAAAAGTTCAAAAAATAAAGATTGCAGATGTTGTTATAAACTCCGACAAAAAGCAAGCCGAAATTAATGATAAAAATATCGGTTTGACTAACATGGAGTTTGCATTGCTTTATTACCTTGCCGTTAACAAAAACAAAGCAGTAAGCCGCAGTGAACTTCTAGATAAGGTATGGGGTTTTGATAATGAAGTAGAAACACGTGCTACTGATGACATGATAAAGAGAGTCCGTAAAAAGCTTACAGATGTAGGTTCAGCTTTAAAAATCGAAACGGTATGGGGATATGGCTTCAAAGTTGAAGATAAGGAATGATTCTATGAAGAGAAACACAATGAAATGGCGGATCTTCAAATACAACATTATCATAATAGTTGGATTGATAGCATTGACAACTATAGTGTTTAATATCGCCATCCGTTTTTATATTGAAGGTGATATCAAAAAACAGTTGAGTATGATCGCCCAGCAAACTGAATACACAGCATTGCATAAGGGTCCTGACTTTTTCCCCATTAAAGATAAAAAATCACCTCCTCCACCACCAGACACTATAAATGAAACTAACAAAACCGATATCGATCTGCTAGGGTTTCATTTTATGTTGGATCATTCGTTGAGGGAACCTCTTTCAATACTTAATGCCAATTATATACTTCTAGATAATAACAAGGAAGTAATCCCATCTCCAAGCGAGGATTATTTTAGCCTTCCAGAAAATATAGTTGAAAAAGTAACAAACGAGATAGGGCACTTAAAAGATGTAGAAGATCAAAAATATATTAATTTTACAATAAACGGAACAGAATATATATCAATTATCAAACCTATTTCTAATCAGAATTCCATCGGACTAGGCTGGCTGGTAATTTACTCAACCCTCCAAAAGGTTAATCAGCTTAAGTTAGCGATAAATGCTATATTACTTGTAATTCTTGTTTTATCAGCATTAATTGTTGCTGTCTTCTCGTCCATAGCAGCAAAAAAAATATCCGCACCCTTTTCTTCTCTAAGCAAACATATTGGAGCAATTGCAGAGAGGAATTTCGGAACAAAAATTGACCTGCCTGTAGATGATGAGCTGCAGGAATTTGTGATTAATATAAATACCATGTCTGAGAAGCTTGAATCGTATGATAAAGCTCAGAAAACCTTTCTGCAAAATGCTTCACACGAGTTTAGAACTCCTCTTATGTCTATTCAAAGTTATGCTGAAGGAATAAAGTATGATGTCGTAGAAAAAGACACTGCTGCTGATATAATAATTGATGAAACCAAGCGAATGACCCATCTTGTAGAAGATTTATTATATTTGTCGCGTCTTGATGCAATAGAAGAAAACTACCACTATAACGCTCTGGATTTTAACGATTTTATAAATACCTGTAAGGAACGAATGAACGGCATTGCTATAAAAAGCAATATAAGCCTTATAGCCAATTCCCTCAGTTATAATATTTCAATATATGCAGATGAAGATAAGCTCTTCAGAGCATTTACGAATATAATCAGCAACTGCATACGATATGCAAACAATACTGTAGAGATCAAATCACAAAAGCTTTCCGAAAATCAGCTCCAGATTACCATATGTGATGATGGCCCCGGAATTGATGCCAAAGAGCTTCCAAATATCTTTGAAAGATTTTACAAAGGCAAAAAGGGTAACGTCGGCCTGGGTTTAGCTATCAGCAAAAATGTAATAGAAAAACACAATGGAAAAATAACAGCACATAATTCCCAATGTGGTGCAATTTTTACAATTATATTGCCTATAAAATGACGTTTAAGAGTATTTTAAGCTTTCTTATCTATAATTTTTATATTAGGAAGAAGGTATAAACATGAGGATCTTAATAGTTGAAGATGAAATCAGACTTGCGGACACACTCCGTGAAATCATGCTTGAAAATAAATATATAGTGGATGTTGTGTATAATGGCGCAGATGGCCTGGACTATGCAATGACAGGCGTTTATGATGTTATTGTACTGGATGTAATGCTCCCCAAAATTAATGGCTTCGAAGTTGTTAAAACAATGAGAAAAAACAAACTGCAAACTCCTGTAATTCTTCTTACTGCAAAGGATGAAGTATCAGACAAAATAGCAGGTTTGGACAGCGGGGCTGATGATTATTTAACCAAGCCTTTTGTTCCTGATGAGCTATTAGCCAGAATCCGTGCATTGTCCAGAAGACAAGGCGAAATAATCATGGATTCAATGCAATTTTCAGACCTGTCTCTTAATCTTGCTACCTATATGTTGGAATGCGGATCAAAATCAGTGCATTTAGGTTATAAAGAATTCGAAATACTACGCTTGCTTATGTTAAACCCAACGATGGTTGTTCCAAAGGAAACACTAATTACTAGAGTATGGGGAGATGAATCCGACGCAGAGGATAATAATGTGGAAGTATATATTTCATTTCTAAGAAAGAAGTTTTCCTATCTAGGCTCAAAAGCAACTGTTTCAACTGTTAGGAAAATTGGGTACTTCCTAGAGGAGGCACCTTAAATGATTCAAAAATTAAAAACAAAGTTCATTATAATAAATATGGTTTTAGTAAGCATTGTTCTCATAGTTACTTTTATTACAATTGGCATTTCCACGTATCAAAGACTAGTAAGTGAAAGCTATGTTGCACTTGAAGAAAATCTTTCAAAGCTTAGTGCTGAAGGAATGCCAAAAAGAAGAATAGAGCCGCCAAGAAATGAACCTCCTGATGATAAAAAACCTATGAATAACAATGTTGTTTTTAAAGTAGTTTTAAATTCTGACAATAAAATCTATAAAACAGTAGGAAACGTAGAAATATCTGATGAAGTGCTAAATGAACTTATTCAGCAATGTATCAATGATAATAAGCCGACCGGTACTATATCAAGTCAGGATTTTCGCTATATGATGAAGGATAAACATGGCGTTACAGAAATTGCCTTTTATGATTTAAGTTCAGAGCAAACTATTATGTACAACTTAATAATTACTTTTACACTGGTTGGTTTGGCCAGTTTAGGCGCCTTTTTCATTATTAGCCTTTATCTTGCCAAATGGGCTTTAAAACCTGTAGAAAAGTCTTGGGAACAACAGCGGCAATTTATTGCAGATGCTTCCCATGAATTAAAGACACCACTTACTGTTATCCTTGCTAATACAGATGTTCTAGCGGCTCATAAAGGAGAAACCATTCAAAGTCAACTCAAGTGGCTTGACTATATCAAGACAGAATCTACAAGAATGAAGGGTCTCGTAAATGATTTATTGTTTCTGGCCAAATCTGATGCATCAAGAAATACTGTAGTTACATCTATATTTAATTTTAGCGACCTGGTCTGGAGTTGTGTGCTTCCATTTGAATCAATTGCATATGAACAGGGTAAGGATTTACAAAGTGATATCAAGTCTGATATCTCTTTTAAGGGTGATGAGGGAAAACTTAAACAATTAATTATGATTCTTCTTGATAATGCCTGCAAATACTCAGATGAAAAAGGTGTTATAAAAATAAACTTAAGTCAAAAGCAGGATAAAATTCTTCTCGAAATAACAAACTCCGGAGAACCAATTCCTGCTCAGCACCTACCTCATTTATTTGAACGTTTCTACCGTGCAGATGAATCAAGAGCAAGGGAATTAGGTGGATATGGCCTTGGGCTGTCCATTGCACAAAATATTGTAGAAATGCATCATGGTAAGATCTCAGTAACAAGCACAAAAGAAGCTGGTACAACATTTTATGTCATTTTTTAGGCAGTAAGTGGGTCAGTGCTTCCCCTTCTGACTCACTTACCTAAAAGCCATAAAATATACCATAACAATCAAACCCAGTACAATTCTATAATAACCAAAGGCAGTAAAATCTTTCCTTCTAATATATCCCATAAGAAACTTAATTGCAAAAATTGAAACCACAAAAGCTACAATCATACCTGATAAAAGTACTGTTAATTCTGATCCGGTAAATGCAAATCCAAATTTAACAATCTTTAAAAGACTCGCTCCAAACATAACTGGTATTGCTAAAAAGAAGGAGAACTCCGCTGCTATTTCTCTTGAACAGCCAATTAGTATCGCCCCCAAAATAGTTGCCCCAGAACGTGAAGTCCCAGGAATCAAGGACAACACTTGAAATATACCGATTATTGCAGCTGTCTTGTAACTAAGTTGGTCAAACCCATTAACCAAAGAAGTCTTTGCTCTATTTCGCTTTTCCAGAAGGATAAATAAAATACCATAAATAATTAAGGTAGCTGTAACTGTTTGGTAATTGTAGAATAGAGCATCTATTTTATCATCAAAAGGTATACCTATTATTGCTGCCGGCATAACCGCAACCAATACCTTCATCCACAAGGAAATAGTATCCTTCTTTACTTGCAGCTTCTTTTCTTTGAAAGATACAGGAAACAACTTATTCCAAAATAGCATTATTACTGCTAATATTGCTCCAAGCTGAATAACAACCAAAAATACCTCCTTGAATTCTTTGGACACATTTAGCTTTATAAACTCATCTGCCAAAATCATATGCCCCGTACTACTGATTGGCAGCCACTCTGTAATTCCTTCAATAATACCAAGAATAATTGCTTTAATAATTTCCATATTTTTTTGCGTCTCCTCCAATTGAAATTAAAACCAAAGTTATATTTTAGCATTCCTACAGTTTTTCACTCTAAAAATTTGTGTTGTAAAGTACAATTTTCAAAAGCAACAGTCTTTTCATAACCTGTCAGGTAACTTGTAAATCGCCTTATGATTTCTATGAAATTATACATCAGAAGGATTCCAATATCAACCACATTTTAATAATAATGAATATGGATTTTATGTAGCTGAAAGTATAATATACATAATTTGAGCAGCATACAGGTTATACTAATTTAATAAAACAAGCGGCATGCATCATTAGTACTGTTCGTTATCATGAGGTGAAAAATGGAACCATTAGTTGCACTAACAAGGTCTAATTATATAGAAAGCCTGCATTATGGGTTTATCTGTGTAGTAAACTCATCTGGAAAAATTCTTTATCATCTGGGTGATTACAATACTAAAATATTTTTCCGTTCGTCTGCAAAACCGATTCAAGCAATACCGCTTATCAAATCAGGTGCAGCAAAAGCATTTAACCTTTCGAAAAAGGAAATTGCCATTGCATGCGCCTCACATACTGGTCAAAAAAAGCACCAGGAGACTATTAAATCGATTTTGAACAAACTGGACCTTGATGAGGCAAACCTGCACTGCGGCATAACAAAGCCTTCTAATGCTGAAGAATATAAAAACCTTGTAAGCGAAGGCAACTCACCTTCAGCCACCCACTGCAGCTGTTCCGGCAAGCACTCCTCAATGCTGGCTCTTGCTAAATTCAGAGGATACGATATAGGTAGTTATGAAAAAACAGGCAGCCCCGTACAACAAGAGATTTTACAAACAATCGCCGAATTCACCAATGAGGATGTAAACTCTATACCTTTTGGAACTGACGGATGCGGTGTGCCGGTATACCTTCTACCTATATATAAAATTGCCCTGTCGTACGCAAAATTTTCGGAGAATTCCGAGAACCCAGCTAGTTCTTATTACTATCCATGCAGAACTATTTTTGAGTCTATGGTAAGCTTCCCGGAAATGGTTGCAGGTGACAAAGAATTCTGTACAGAGTTGATGCAGGTGACAAAAGGAAAACTCATAGGAAAGTTAGGCAGCGAGGCAGTGTATTGTCTTGGTGTAAAAGAAGGTAACCTTGGTATCTGTATAAAGATTATTGATGGTAATAGTCGGGCACTTTATCCAATAGTCATTCAAATTTTAAAAGAGCTTGATATTTTAGATGAAGCAGAGTTCTCAAAGCTAAAACACTGGTACAACATTGAATTGAAAAACAATTTAAATGAAACCATAGGAAAAATACTGCCTATTTTCAACATAAAAAAGCCGATAAGTCATCGGCATTTTTTAGGCGAAAATATTTTATTTGAGTAATACCATCTTTAAAATAGTCCGGTTTATGAATTCTTCATAATAACGTCTTCAATCGCATTTGCAACATCTTCACAAGCATCACAGCACTTCTCCAGGAAGTGGAATGTAGATTCCCATGCTGCCACTTCTTTAAAGTCATTACAATTGACGTATAGATCCCTCATAGCTTCTGTATAAAGCTTGTCTCCATCTTCCTCAAGGTGATTAACATCTACGATCAATTCATGTAAAGTCTTGGATTTTCTGAAATTATGCAGCTCACCAAGAGCTACCTTTAATGAGTCACAGCATTTAACAATAACTTCTGTCATCTTTAAAGCATATGGACGGATATTCGTAACATTAAACATATACATTCTAAGCGCAACATCCTCAATTGCATCTGTAACATTATCTATTGTATTTGCCAATGCCATGATATCTTCTCTCTCAATAGGCGTGATAAATTCCTTTACCAGCTTTTTTGTCATTACATGCCTTGCTTCATCTCCAGCATGCTCAATACTGTGCATTTCTTCTACTTTCTTTACTAATTCGTCCGCCTTAAAATTGTTCATGATTTTATTCAACAAATCTGCTGCTTTACAAGAGTGTTCAACTAATTCTACAAACGTATCATAGTAGTATTCATCTTTTTTACGAGCCATAATTCCCAATCCTCTTTCATTAAATTATATTATTCGTTAAAATATCTGCATAAATAACCACGCCATCAAAAAGCCTATCAGACCACATCCAGGGAATGTAAGAACCCATGCGAGCATCATTTCTTTAACAACTCCCCAGTTTACTGAAGATATACGTTTTGCTGCTCCAACACCCATAACGGCAGTTGTCTTTGTATGGGTTGTACTAACCGGCAATCCGGTTGTAGATGCTATAAAAAGGCATATAACCCCTGCAAAATCGGCCGCAAAACCCTGATGTTTTTCAAGCTTTACCATATCCATTCCCACAGCTTTTATTATACGGTATCCTCCGATAGAAGTACCAAAAGCCATTACTACTGAGCAAAGAATAATCAACCAGAGCGGAATATGAAATTCGGTTACTGATTGTCCCCTAGCGAGAAACATTCCCAGCAAAAATACTCCCATGAATTTCTGTCCATCCTGTGCACCATGCATAAATGCCATACCTGCACTACCCAAGATCTGCGCATCCTTAAAAAGAGTAAATGTTTTTGCCCTGTTTAAGCCTCCACAAATCAATTCTACTATCTTTACAATCACCCAGCCCATAATAAAACCTAATCCGATAGATAATGCCAATCCATAAAGAACCTTAACCCACTCGCTAAAATTAATACCACCTATGCCTCCCTGAAGTGCAATTGCGGCACCACTAATTCCTGCGATCAGTGCATGGCTTTCACTTGTTGGAATCCCAAACCACCAAGCTGCCGTTGCCCAAAGAACAATTGCAAAAAGGGCCGCACAAAGTGCTATAAGTGCTTCCCTAGGATCTCCACCAAAATCAACCATATTGTAGATAGTCTTTGCTACCTTCGAATTTACCATAGTCATAACTAAAACACCCAAGAAATTAAAAACAGCTGCCATCCCAATAGCAGTCTTAGGTTTTATTGACCTAGTTGAAACACAGGTAGCAATGGCATTAGGAGCATCCGTCCAACCATTAACCAATATAACTCCTAAAGTTAGTAGTGTAGTTACAACTAAAGCTGGATTTCTCAATAATTCGCTTAAAAAACCACTAAGTGTTACTGTCATTTTTCATCAACTTTCCTTTGATTTTCATAAATTTTTCT
It contains:
- a CDS encoding sensor histidine kinase, whose product is MIQKLKTKFIIINMVLVSIVLIVTFITIGISTYQRLVSESYVALEENLSKLSAEGMPKRRIEPPRNEPPDDKKPMNNNVVFKVVLNSDNKIYKTVGNVEISDEVLNELIQQCINDNKPTGTISSQDFRYMMKDKHGVTEIAFYDLSSEQTIMYNLIITFTLVGLASLGAFFIISLYLAKWALKPVEKSWEQQRQFIADASHELKTPLTVILANTDVLAAHKGETIQSQLKWLDYIKTESTRMKGLVNDLLFLAKSDASRNTVVTSIFNFSDLVWSCVLPFESIAYEQGKDLQSDIKSDISFKGDEGKLKQLIMILLDNACKYSDEKGVIKINLSQKQDKILLEITNSGEPIPAQHLPHLFERFYRADESRARELGGYGLGLSIAQNIVEMHHGKISVTSTKEAGTTFYVIF
- a CDS encoding DUF47 domain-containing protein, producing the protein MARKKDEYYYDTFVELVEHSCKAADLLNKIMNNFKADELVKKVEEMHSIEHAGDEARHVMTKKLVKEFITPIEREDIMALANTIDNVTDAIEDVALRMYMFNVTNIRPYALKMTEVIVKCCDSLKVALGELHNFRKSKTLHELIVDVNHLEEDGDKLYTEAMRDLYVNCNDFKEVAAWESTFHFLEKCCDACEDVANAIEDVIMKNS
- a CDS encoding undecaprenyl-diphosphate phosphatase → MEIIKAIILGIIEGITEWLPISSTGHMILADEFIKLNVSKEFKEVFLVVIQLGAILAVIMLFWNKLFPVSFKEKKLQVKKDTISLWMKVLVAVMPAAIIGIPFDDKIDALFYNYQTVTATLIIYGILFILLEKRNRAKTSLVNGFDQLSYKTAAIIGIFQVLSLIPGTSRSGATILGAILIGCSREIAAEFSFFLAIPVMFGASLLKIVKFGFAFTGSELTVLLSGMIVAFVVSIFAIKFLMGYIRRKDFTAFGYYRIVLGLIVMVYFMAFR
- a CDS encoding asparaginase, whose product is MEPLVALTRSNYIESLHYGFICVVNSSGKILYHLGDYNTKIFFRSSAKPIQAIPLIKSGAAKAFNLSKKEIAIACASHTGQKKHQETIKSILNKLDLDEANLHCGITKPSNAEEYKNLVSEGNSPSATHCSCSGKHSSMLALAKFRGYDIGSYEKTGSPVQQEILQTIAEFTNEDVNSIPFGTDGCGVPVYLLPIYKIALSYAKFSENSENPASSYYYPCRTIFESMVSFPEMVAGDKEFCTELMQVTKGKLIGKLGSEAVYCLGVKEGNLGICIKIIDGNSRALYPIVIQILKELDILDEAEFSKLKHWYNIELKNNLNETIGKILPIFNIKKPISHRHFLGENILFE
- a CDS encoding inorganic phosphate transporter, producing MTVTLSGFLSELLRNPALVVTTLLTLGVILVNGWTDAPNAIATCVSTRSIKPKTAIGMAAVFNFLGVLVMTMVNSKVAKTIYNMVDFGGDPREALIALCAALFAIVLWATAAWWFGIPTSESHALIAGISGAAIALQGGIGGINFSEWVKVLYGLALSIGLGFIMGWVIVKIVELICGGLNRAKTFTLFKDAQILGSAGMAFMHGAQDGQKFMGVFLLGMFLARGQSVTEFHIPLWLIILCSVVMAFGTSIGGYRIIKAVGMDMVKLEKHQGFAADFAGVICLFIASTTGLPVSTTHTKTTAVMGVGAAKRISSVNWGVVKEMMLAWVLTFPGCGLIGFLMAWLFMQIF